One stretch of Planococcus sp. PAMC 21323 DNA includes these proteins:
- a CDS encoding STAS domain-containing protein — translation MENTHQIKRFADFDEAAAYILELLGKHIDISTLFIAKNDGKTNNIIKARNTKAKLVEEGSAMPLPQSYCSLSLNHGPKPLVIEDLSRNELTQSMEITKSFGQGTFVGVPVYYSDNTIYGTICGLDDQFYKLTEEDLSTFETMSTLLTYVLELEKANQQIQTLTAPIVPVAKGIAIVPVIGDITASRAQMIIKHVLEKCSAETMDHLIIDLSGVLEINAVVAEYLLKLVNILKVVGVTPAITGIQPLMAIKVPHFAAELKDVMIEVNVEVALKKLGLILVTEDIKKPDFR, via the coding sequence GTGGAAAATACGCATCAAATAAAACGTTTTGCTGATTTTGATGAAGCAGCTGCCTATATATTAGAATTGCTAGGAAAACATATTGATATTAGTACTTTGTTTATTGCTAAAAACGATGGAAAGACAAACAATATCATTAAGGCACGTAATACGAAAGCAAAGCTAGTAGAAGAAGGAAGTGCCATGCCTCTTCCTCAGTCCTACTGCAGTTTGAGTCTTAACCACGGTCCTAAACCTTTAGTGATCGAGGATTTATCCCGAAATGAGCTAACACAATCTATGGAGATTACTAAAAGTTTTGGCCAAGGAACGTTCGTTGGCGTACCGGTTTATTATAGTGATAATACGATTTATGGAACAATTTGTGGACTGGATGATCAGTTCTATAAGCTTACAGAAGAAGATCTGTCCACTTTTGAAACAATGTCGACATTATTAACTTACGTACTTGAGCTCGAAAAAGCAAATCAACAAATACAAACATTGACTGCTCCTATTGTTCCTGTTGCTAAGGGGATAGCTATCGTTCCTGTGATTGGCGATATTACAGCTTCTCGCGCACAAATGATTATCAAGCATGTACTTGAAAAATGTAGCGCTGAAACAATGGATCATTTGATTATTGATCTCTCTGGGGTTTTAGAAATCAATGCGGTAGTCGCAGAATATTTATTAAAACTAGTAAATATTTTAAAAGTGGTTGGTGTTACACCGGCAATTACAGGAATTCAACCTCTTATGGCCATAAAAGTTCCTCATTTTGCAGCTGAATTGAAAGACGTAATGATCGAAGTTAATGTAGAGGTAGCTTTAAAAAAGCTAGGGCTTATATTAGTAACAGAAGACATAAAAAAACCAGACTTTCGTTGA
- a CDS encoding TraR/DksA C4-type zinc finger protein — MTDGQLDQLKKQLEEQAASLEERVEQTEEYESTELSNYDNHPGDNATELYDQERDLAMAQFKEGELEKTKAALAAIEDGTYGKCAVCGKDIPFERLEALPTALTCIDHADQEPDLESRPSEEDVLQASTKQPVEKEDGAIRDYEDSFEDVEDFGSSDTPQDQPNEDPQKFFKDEK; from the coding sequence ATGACAGATGGTCAATTAGATCAATTAAAAAAACAATTAGAAGAACAAGCGGCATCTTTAGAAGAACGCGTTGAACAAACAGAAGAATATGAGTCAACAGAGCTTTCAAATTATGACAATCATCCAGGTGATAATGCAACAGAGCTATATGACCAAGAGCGTGATTTAGCGATGGCGCAGTTTAAAGAAGGCGAACTGGAAAAAACAAAAGCAGCACTGGCTGCAATTGAAGACGGTACTTACGGAAAATGTGCAGTTTGCGGTAAGGATATTCCGTTCGAGCGCTTAGAGGCATTGCCAACAGCGCTTACGTGCATCGATCACGCAGACCAAGAGCCTGATTTGGAAAGCCGCCCATCGGAAGAGGATGTACTGCAAGCCTCTACAAAACAGCCCGTTGAAAAAGAAGACGGTGCTATACGAGATTACGAAGATAGCTTTGAAGATGTTGAAGATTTCGGCTCATCAGATACGCCGCAAGATCAGCCAAATGAAGACCCACAGAAATTTTTCAAAGACGAAAAGTAA
- a CDS encoding DUF3238 domain-containing protein — protein sequence MTVLDILLLEQSNSMISFTWTATEDVCRVKRDEQIIYTGTQNLLKDEEVDEGELYTYTLERLDSSGNWTDKIKLQTGTENRKTNSENLLAEIVLTTIVSDSRISLAWGKIEGITAFDIYRNGQFIESVEKNQYTDYGVPNEQPCTYWIRGKRPVSRAGRKFSKQNLSLHKLFGALQHNSSKEKAAMEDFWITQKLAPLHSLLADQNTKEIQPVWHFRYNTFLPDTLLKNPNLLSPFHYFKGDDRAFDPDSLEYRTHVNFTVSFNDNEPPLSWDKQVGPTIGYNWLKKFSKSDVASAEKIELTKTVESDQKISVALTHCVGNPLTTSPNIDYNLSADFYRDGTYTIMGMHDQSPNHEVYLKYGEDHQWTEIHQSESEGLTFMAGPTANKYWRLSNFY from the coding sequence ATGACTGTGTTAGATATACTTCTTTTGGAGCAATCCAATTCAATGATTTCCTTTACATGGACAGCTACAGAAGACGTTTGCCGAGTCAAACGAGACGAGCAAATTATTTATACTGGCACCCAAAACCTTCTTAAAGATGAAGAAGTTGATGAAGGTGAGTTATACACGTATACCCTTGAACGTCTGGATTCTTCAGGCAATTGGACAGATAAAATTAAGTTGCAAACCGGTACAGAAAATAGGAAAACAAATAGTGAAAACCTTTTAGCAGAAATCGTTTTGACGACAATTGTTTCCGATAGTCGGATCTCTTTAGCATGGGGGAAAATTGAAGGCATTACTGCATTTGATATTTACCGCAATGGTCAATTTATTGAGTCCGTTGAAAAAAATCAGTATACAGATTACGGAGTTCCAAACGAGCAACCATGCACGTACTGGATTCGTGGCAAACGTCCCGTTTCACGGGCAGGCAGAAAGTTTAGCAAACAAAACTTGTCGTTGCATAAGCTTTTTGGTGCATTGCAACATAACTCTTCTAAAGAAAAAGCAGCAATGGAAGATTTTTGGATTACACAAAAACTAGCTCCTTTGCACTCACTTTTAGCTGATCAAAATACAAAAGAGATTCAACCTGTATGGCATTTCCGCTATAATACTTTTTTACCGGATACTTTGTTGAAAAATCCAAACCTGCTCTCTCCTTTTCATTATTTCAAAGGCGATGATCGAGCATTTGACCCCGATTCACTCGAGTACCGAACTCATGTGAATTTCACAGTGTCGTTTAATGACAACGAGCCCCCACTATCTTGGGACAAACAAGTGGGTCCGACGATTGGTTACAATTGGCTTAAAAAATTCAGCAAATCAGACGTTGCTTCAGCGGAAAAAATTGAGTTAACAAAAACTGTCGAGTCCGACCAGAAAATTTCTGTCGCGCTAACACATTGCGTAGGAAATCCACTCACCACTTCACCGAATATCGACTATAATCTTTCGGCTGATTTTTACCGTGATGGCACCTACACTATTATGGGCATGCATGATCAATCACCAAATCATGAAGTTTATTTAAAGTACGGGGAAGATCATCAATGGACAGAAATTCATCAATCTGAAAGTGAAGGTCTTACTTTTATGGCTGGGCCAACCGCCAATAAGTATTGGCGACTATCTAACTTTTATTAG
- a CDS encoding thiol-disulfide oxidoreductase DCC family protein, producing MEHAIVLFDGDCNFCDSSVQFIINHDSAGYYQFASLQSEIGQELSKKHNVPDDVDSLVLIEDGQAYVKSEGALMISHHLTGLWKLAHYLKPFPRALRDGAYDVIAKNRYKVFGKLDSCMLPPPHIRKRFLDK from the coding sequence ATGGAACATGCCATCGTATTATTTGATGGAGATTGCAATTTTTGTGATTCGAGCGTTCAATTTATCATAAACCATGATTCGGCGGGTTATTATCAATTTGCATCACTGCAAAGTGAAATTGGCCAAGAACTCTCTAAAAAGCACAATGTACCGGATGATGTAGACAGCTTAGTATTGATAGAAGATGGTCAAGCCTATGTAAAATCTGAAGGTGCCTTAATGATTTCACACCATTTAACAGGTCTTTGGAAATTAGCGCATTATTTGAAGCCTTTTCCTCGTGCACTGCGAGACGGGGCATATGATGTCATCGCTAAAAACCGTTATAAAGTGTTTGGGAAATTAGACAGTTGCATGTTGCCACCGCCCCACATACGCAAACGATTTTTAGATAAGTAA
- a CDS encoding nuclear transport factor 2 family protein: MDTLEKEIYVLECSHLKPDVRVSAQKLAKVLDDEFFEFGSSGGVIKRSNYNGDHALNPDPMEIKFFTMHPLGPEAVLTTYQVHNHKTGRLTNRSSVWKKRQNGWKLFFHQGTVSNSEVFE, from the coding sequence ATGGATACGTTAGAAAAAGAAATTTATGTCTTAGAATGCAGTCATTTAAAGCCGGATGTTCGGGTGTCAGCCCAAAAACTTGCTAAAGTGTTGGATGATGAATTTTTTGAATTTGGTAGTTCTGGTGGCGTCATCAAACGTTCAAATTATAATGGCGATCATGCGTTAAATCCAGACCCAATGGAGATTAAGTTCTTTACTATGCATCCATTAGGGCCGGAAGCTGTGTTGACGACTTATCAAGTACATAATCATAAAACAGGAAGGCTGACGAATCGGAGTTCAGTGTGGAAGAAAAGGCAAAATGGATGGAAGTTGTTTTTTCATCAAGGAACCGTTTCAAACAGCGAGGTGTTTGAATAA
- a CDS encoding metallophosphoesterase family protein, protein MKNIVIVSDTHIPFRAKKLPKQLIEACEKADFIIHAGDWQTMDVYHELAAYAEIDGVTGNVDPWDILDKFGRTKILTFGELKIGVVHGDSNQKPTEQHAYDTFASDNVDIIVFGHSHTPVMKKVDGVTLFNPGSPTDKRRQAQFSFGVLEIGDSWELKHVFFDKES, encoded by the coding sequence ATGAAGAACATTGTTATTGTTTCAGATACTCACATTCCATTCCGCGCCAAAAAACTGCCGAAACAATTAATAGAAGCATGTGAAAAAGCAGATTTCATTATCCATGCGGGGGATTGGCAAACAATGGACGTTTATCACGAACTTGCTGCATATGCGGAAATCGACGGTGTTACTGGCAACGTTGATCCATGGGATATACTAGATAAGTTTGGACGTACAAAGATTTTAACATTTGGTGAGTTGAAAATTGGTGTTGTTCATGGGGATAGTAACCAAAAACCTACTGAACAACATGCGTATGATACATTTGCTAGTGATAATGTTGATATTATTGTCTTCGGACATTCTCATACACCCGTCATGAAAAAAGTTGACGGTGTCACATTATTCAATCCAGGATCGCCCACTGATAAAAGACGACAAGCACAATTTTCGTTTGGTGTGTTGGAGATTGGTGACTCTTGGGAACTCAAACATGTTTTTTTTGATAAAGAAAGCTAG